The nucleotide window ACCTAGCATAAACAAATTTGAATTGGACGCTATGTTTTGGATAATGATCTGAACCAACTCCAAATATATGCTTTgtacaagagaattgtgaaacaATGTATGAGTAATTTAGCAGCTTTAGTAATGATAGAGGCCCCCCCAACAATGAACAAAGGTCGGCTAACCCCAGTTAATAATGGTGCAAAGGTCACTGTACCCTATCTAAGAAGAAAatgtgttgagagagagagagagagagagagagagagagagagagagagagagagagagagagagagagagagagagagagagagagagagattattttGGAGTGTGTGTTCTACAATATATATAATCTTGTTTCAAATATAGCTTCACCCACCGTACGAGATCTTTTAGTAATTTAAGTAGGGGATCTTACCGAATATTAGGGCAAGAATCTTGTATGCTAACTAGTCTATTAAATGACTTAATTATTTAGAACTCAAAACGTGTAAACCAATTTTGAACATGTCACTTGTGGGCACTCCAATGGGCTCCACTACATGGGGTTTATAATCAACACATTATTAGGTACACTCGCATGTATTTAATACTCTTATGCTCGTATAAACTTCGCAATGGCATCAAAGGTACATCATATCGAATAATAAAAGCATCTGATCATAGTATGAAGCAATACCAATTGAACTGAATCTATTTAAAAACATGCATGAATTAAcacaaatctaaaatcaattgTATCTTTATATTAAATAAAAGAGGATCAACGCTCTTGTTTCTTCCTTATTCTTCTCACAAACTGGCCACCTCAGGGTTTCTACATATTCCATGCTGCAAATAAGATTTTCTCGAGTATAAAATATTATGAACATTTTTAAATTGCTTTCATATATTTATAAACTTATAAGAATTTGGCACCACACTTTTCTTGTCATAAAagagaattttttaatgataatCCTTGTAAGTTACTTAAATCATAGGCAATGCATATAATATACTTACATAATAACTACACAAGAACTTTGATTGAGTGGAACCCGTTCAAGTTTGGACATTTTCACATGCACATCGCATTAATGTACATGACACCTTATCCGATACTATCATACATATATCCTTTTACATATTGTCTTAAGGCTTATTGTCATAGGCTCATCATATCCAATAACTATAACTAATCATTTTAAAAACAATTTCGAACCGTTAGTTTTATAAAACAATACATATGATAATTTGAAaattaattgttaaaaaataataatttacaaAATTAGTTTAGCTGGCCACGTTGATCAATCATTGCAATCTTGATAAAAGGTTAAACTCATAACGACCTTAGATTATTTGTTGAAAATCCTTATTCGAATAGAACATGCTCAATTACCCAACTCACCATTATCCATATAAGAGACTTACATATTGGTAAATGAAAGAGTATGAACAAATCAAAGCAGTCCATCAAATCTTCATTAAAACTCTTCACAAATCTTAGGTGTAAAAAGCCTAACAAGCCTAGTAATACATTGACTTGGATGGAATCTTCCAAGGAATCCGACCCCAAGGTATCCATTTCATGTATAAACCATGAATATAAGCCATGTAAATATAATAACAATGATCAATAAGTAAAGCATTAAtgaagaaaacatatataatatagtaaAAAAAATGGGTATTTACTCCTACAAATAGTTTACCCAAAAAAGTGCATCGAATGACAAACTAAACAATGGACCattatgggcccacttgatgaacggcccCAAAGTACCatagtggcccacttgacgaatgGAATTAATTCACCCTCCTACAGTTTAAACGAATCTCCCCATCAGACCCAGTAAGGGGGTTCAATTTTCCCATTTTGCCCATGGACACACCAAAGTCAGCCCAAAATGCAGTTGGGTTAGCACTGTAGTACCTCACCAGGCCATCACTGGCACTCCCATCACCCTTGAAAAGCTCTTGATCGGAATGTAGCAACCCCTTCCTATACAACAGCCCACTGTAGTAGACTGTGTCGAACGACGCTGTCGTAGCATCCAACGGCACGGTGTTGTTGTCGCCTCCAGTCACCGGGCACTGGGCCTTCAACGAGCCGGCGAAGTAAGGGTCGATATTGGTGTCATTGTAGATGTGGTTGCGGAAAGTCGTGCACCGGGCCAGGCCAATGGTGTGGGCCCCGGATAGGATGACAAGGTCCTCGAGGGTCAGCCCATGTGATTGGAAGTTCGAGAGTAGCGCCGGGAAGTCGAAGAACGGCGCTGGGATGCGGTTGTCTGCTTCGTCCTTGCTGGCGCTTCTCGAGTCTCTTCGGCCCAATGGTACAATGTACGTTTCGCCTCCCAGCTGCAGGATGATTATAAGGAGGAAATAAATATCTTAGGAGAGTAAAAATGTGTATTTATATGTGTAAGATACGACTTAGATGTGGGAGGAGTGATCTTGATACCagagttctaaaactcagtgagttgactcaaaaCTCtgatgagtcaactcaactcgactggaTTTCGAGCTGATTCACTATGAAACTCGGTTGGGAGAATGACTCCATCCCGACTCGGAATGAGTCGTGCAGGGTGCAAGTTATATTGGAAGCAAGGACAGTCCAAAACATGAATATGGGCCTTTCATTCAGTCTAGACAACTCTTCATGGGTCATCATGGAAAGACCATAGCaatcagatgatcttaaccatccaatcagtgacCCTTCTCCTTAAAAAGTCAGCTTTCTGGAACCAATGATGGGAAGAAAACCATGGCTAGATAATAGCTATTCTTGGATTACATGATCATAAAAGGTGGGGTGCAACTGATGGACCATCTAGTTTGATGCATGATAGGACCTTGCTTGTTGTAACTTATCTAGCCATCATTTTGCAAGCatcgattggatggttaggatcatacaATAACTATGATTTTGGCTGAGTAGGTCAAtctaaatggatggtccagatggatgAATGTCTGTCCATGTGTCCCATACAACGCATTTTTCTGAGAAAAATTATGGGTGCTTTTCACCCTAACTAATAATCTACGCTTATAATcaataattagaaaaaaaaaattgatccaAGCGGGGTGGGCCGCATGGTTGATTGAGTGACTCACCGCAACGACTGAGTCACGAGCTGCGACGGCCAAGATATCGGCACATGATACAACGCTCCCATAGCAGGCCGAGTCCACAGCGGCCTTGATTTCGTCGATGACTTCGAATCCCCTAGCGGAGTTTATGTTCGGCAATGCTGTCTTCTCGCCGGTGAACGTCGGAGTGTCGTCTAAGAGAATGGACCCATCACAGCCCTACATCCAAACCACatataattaagaaaaaaattcaCAGCAATAATACTTCTTACGGAGTATAACAATAATCGAAGACACTGTGCATTTCAAATTTTCCAATCATCTAATGCTCCCATCATCTGACCGTAAAACTTCTGGAATCTGAAGCACTACATATTCATGGTAGGCCCAGAGAAGAATGGCCTAGATCTTATAGTCGTGGGCCATGTCCCACACGTATGAGATCTTGATAACCAACAAAGATTATTAGATATAATTAAGTGCATGAATATGGCACTGCACCATCAAACTCACCAAGGACCAACAATGTCCATGGCCTCCAAGGAAGGGTAGTTTGGTCATTTTGTCTACACCAAGACATTTACAAGAACTGTGTAAGGCTTTCaatgggaagaaaaataaaattttaaatagggCCCAGCTGACCAGTTCAAGATCTGGGTCCAAACCTACAAACCTACTCCAGGCCTAGCCCATCAACAGCTCAGGATTGACAACTAGCCCGAGTCAGATGTGACTCGTTCAAGTCAACTCAGACCAGTCAAGCCCAATCTGGCTTGACCCCACAAGTCAATAGTGCAAATCGCCCTGACCTTAGCCCAACTTGGACGAGTCAACCCCTGACTCGACCTTAGCCCATGTGGCTAAGAACAATGTGATGTGGGTGCTTCAAGTACTTTAGGTCATGGTCCAATCTTACAGTGGCGAAGCAGTCATGGAAGTGCAGCCGGAGTAATGACGCGCCCATGCGCTGTTCACGTTCGACCGCCTGCTTGACAACCGCTTTGATAGTCGGCAGTGCCTGCGGGCACACCTTGTCATAGAATCCAGGGTCAAGTTGTGCATTTGCATGGAAAGCAATGGCCATGATTGCAATGAAGGCCATGAAAAAGAGTGGGTGGTAAGCAGACATGGCGACGCCTACAACCTGATAGACCCAATGGTTCCTAAATGTATGGATGCTTGGTGTATTGGAGATAGTGTGTTTATATAGTTGTGATTAGattatttttaatattaattAAAGACCAGATTTCATTAATTAATGTGAGAAAATGATGGTCCACTTATTGACACAGTCTCATTACTTGAGGTGGGATCCAATGATGCTAATATAAAACAATATCTATTCATTTCTACTACTTTACTTTATCAAACTATGAAAGATACGCGTATGAGCTTTCCATCTGGTAGGAGTAATGCTTAGACTAGTGCTTTAAAAATCCGGCTTGATCCAttccttggatgggccacaatgtAAGAAAAGAACTTAAGCTCATGataattttttacttttgtaGCTGGCCATTTATTTTTGCGTGGTGGCCATCTTAGGCATGAAATGGTCAGAAGATCTTAAaattgtagcccacctgatggaaatatGAGATTTCACACACGTGTTAtatattggcacgtgtgcctgCTGTGGATGGGCAGGGCTCTTTTGCGATTGTGGAGTCGGCAAACGTGACGAAACCATGCATAAATAAATACATCCTtgcataaaaaacaaaaaaaaatctattaGCGAGGAAGCGTGTGGTGGAGTAAAATGATATTCCGCTGATTGCGTCCTGGCCCCGCCCTGACGGAATCGGTCCAcgcaggggctttgtggggcccaccgtgctgtatTGGCTTTATCCAcggtgttcatccattttctcaggtTATTTTACAggatgagcacaaaaatgagacagatccgaaGATCAAGGCACAAAAATGACTAATTCAGGTATAAAATAGGCTAAATGCTCCATAATAGAGAGGAGGAGGCAGACTTTTACGTTAGTTTTGCATCATTTAAGTGAAGGTGGTGACTCTTGGCCCTAGACTTCGCCAGGGTTGGAAATATTCGCCCATAGTCTTTTGTGCGTAGATTCTGCTCTGCCTTGGTTTTTTGATTTGATACGAAACGTGCGGTTCTCTTCTTTTTGTCGGGACCGCCCTGATTGGATGTAATTTTCTTCTTTCAGTATACTTGGTGGCTCCGCTCCACGTtctactacaaaaaaaaaaaaagaaaaaaataaaaaaaagtgatGGTGGTGACTCGTTCTCCTGACACATGGCCCTGATGTACGACCATCTAGATCATGTGAGTTGTACATCCCACTTTTGATGGAGTATATATTTAAAATCACATTGATGGTGCAGTTCTGACCACGCAATCAATAGCTATCAAATGGatagttaaaagtaaaatagtgtgGTCGAATTCTACGTGACAGCACAATTGTAGACCTTGTTTTTCAGCCTACAGATAGTTATTTAGAAGACACAAAACAACGGTTCAAATTGAAAGAAATATTGCCAAATATTCACCGTTGGTGTCGTCTAATCTGAGAAAATAGCTCAAAATATTCACGATTGGGATCGTCCAATATGAGAGATATTTGGGTCATTCTCCATCAGACCCAATGGTCTGAATTGCCAAACCATTGGCCCTGTCCGTTAGGATTGAAAAATGTGATTAGTGTTGATATAGAATGGGTCGCAGACATTTTCTTGTCCaaaatggatcagagaaggccccaTTGGACGTAAAAGTGATAAGGACTGTTAGAACCCTGAAGCAGGCATATCTTGTAAACTAGAATAAGTTACTGGACGTACCATATATGTTTTGGGTAGGAGAAggtactttagctaaccaaccctgctatgtaaGGTTGTTAACgtagggatggacatgatgaggctGATCAACTCaagggaataactactccgaatccatggagcttctctgaactcctcacggAAATACCTCAAATCCActtggaaaaataagaaaataaaaataaattctagaaattcaaaaattaattgattaatgataaaaactaatttacaaccctttaaatagtgatgcTAAACCTTaaaagaagtttcataatcaaactccaactcaaactctttaaaatttgtgacttactataaatggtaaacttactatttatagatggacaTGATTCctgctagacttcatggttttctaccaaaaatagtaagtgtcctatttggcttaaccatgttattttactaatttttctaagcacttttcatgttggacacaactcctaaattctataaatagtaagtttactattcataataagtcatgtttttaggatCAAGCATCTAGGCCCCGGATAGGAACTCCATGATTCACACCATCACTCTCCAAGCCCTCAGGATCAATAAAGCCCACCCCCTCCCCGCAAGAAAATGCACCAAGGTCACTTGGTCGAGGCCCCCTTGGGTTGGGTGAAGCTAAACGTTGATGGATCTTCCAGGGGTAACCCAGGTCCGAACGCAGGGGGTGGGGCGCGGAGTCTGCCGGGATCACCAAGGCAACATTATTTTGGCCTTTCACAGAAACTACGACCATACTATAAACACTATTGCTGAGGCCCAAGCGATGCTAGACGACATTACTATTTGCTCTAATCTGGGTCTTTCCAAAATTATGGTGGAATCTGATTCGAAGACCATTACTATTTCGGTCGAAAATCCTGTTTGCCACAACTCTTGGAACATCTGGTACAAGTTGGGGAAAATTCAGCTATTTCGGTGTTCCCTTGAGCTTCAATTCAGCCACATCTACCGAGAAGGGAACTCGGTTGTAGATGCATTGGCCAGGATGGTGAGTGAAGGATGCTCAAATAGATTGTACAATTCATGCGCCGTCCTTCCAAGACTGGTGCGTTGGGCCCTTCTCCTGGATAAAGCTGGCATGGGGAATATTAGGATTACGTAGATAGGGTCCTTTTGTTTTCTCCGTTTTCCTTCCCTTGTCgggtgggggtttttttttttgttgcagaTTGAGTTATACGATAGGAAGGGTCCTCTCCTTTTTGTAAGGACCCTCCTGAATGGCTGAATATTTTCCGGTGAAATGAATTATTCgaactgtgtttttttttttaaaaagaaagaaaaaaaaaggagttggaatttgattctgaaacttcttcacaggtttgagattattatttaaagggttgtaattttgttttaatcatcaattaattcatttttgaatttattagaatttatttatatatatttttattttttcatcataGATTCGAGGAATTTCTTTGAGGATTCAGAGAAGCTactggatttggagtagttatccttgaagaagacagtgatcgacctcatcacatccatccctccCTGGCCTTGGATTGAATATATGGTGtgtgatagaccatacactgaaCAGTCAGTGATCTAACCCAATGAGGAATGataatatacaagtggttgcaaGTGGGCTAATGTGTCAATGTGTCACAGGTATGAGACATCCGGACCATGCACtagatgggctccaccatgaagatCGATCACCTGGAGCGAAAAGGAGACTTGTCGGAATTTTGAACAGTACAATGGATGCTCATCCAGGTGATATtctttatgaggcccaccttatgcatggtgTGGTTGTCCTACATGTGTGATACTGTCAGCACGTGAGATATAAGATGCAACTAGTTGTACGGCAAGGCTGGCCAT belongs to Magnolia sinica isolate HGM2019 chromosome 8, MsV1, whole genome shotgun sequence and includes:
- the LOC131254097 gene encoding peroxidase RIP1-like, producing the protein MSAYHPLFFMAFIAIMAIAFHANAQLDPGFYDKVCPQALPTIKAVVKQAVEREQRMGASLLRLHFHDCFATGCDGSILLDDTPTFTGEKTALPNINSARGFEVIDEIKAAVDSACYGSVVSCADILAVAARDSVVALGGETYIVPLGRRDSRSASKDEADNRIPAPFFDFPALLSNFQSHGLTLEDLVILSGAHTIGLARCTTFRNHIYNDTNIDPYFAGSLKAQCPVTGGDNNTVPLDATTASFDTVYYSGLLYRKGLLHSDQELFKGDGSASDGLVRYYSANPTAFWADFGVSMGKMGKLNPLTGSDGEIRLNCRRVN